The Acidobacteriota bacterium genome includes a window with the following:
- a CDS encoding ATP-binding cassette domain-containing protein, which translates to MRPGTLLDVRNLTKHFPVRSGPFQRKSGTVQAVTDVSFELSEGESLSLVGESGCGKTTLARTLLRGYEATAGSARFRTEEDQVVDLLKLPRRRLKPLRRQLQMVFQDPYSSLNPRMTVQQIIGEPLRIHAGELGVPTRAGRRERVRELLLQVGLRPEAARRYPHAFSGGERQRIGIARTLATRPRLVVADEPVSALDVSVQAQILNLMLELQNRYRIGTLLLTHNLMVVRHVSDRVAVMYLGRIMETAPTGTLFTSPGHPYTAALLDAIPRPDPRVRNRPRIKLSGEVPSPRNPPSGCPFHPRCVHARDRCGNDLPELEQIAPGHQVRCHLWRELDLNGATNR; encoded by the coding sequence TTGAGACCCGGGACCCTCCTCGACGTCAGGAACCTGACCAAGCACTTCCCGGTCCGTTCCGGCCCTTTCCAGCGGAAGAGCGGCACGGTTCAGGCCGTCACGGATGTCAGTTTCGAACTGAGCGAGGGGGAATCGCTGTCGCTGGTGGGAGAGTCCGGCTGCGGCAAGACCACGCTGGCCCGGACTCTCCTCCGGGGATACGAGGCGACCGCCGGATCGGCCCGGTTCCGAACCGAAGAGGATCAAGTCGTCGATCTGCTGAAGCTGCCCCGCCGCCGGCTCAAACCCTTGCGGCGGCAACTGCAGATGGTCTTCCAGGACCCCTACTCCTCCCTGAATCCCAGGATGACGGTTCAGCAGATCATCGGCGAACCATTGCGCATTCACGCCGGGGAGCTGGGGGTCCCCACCCGGGCGGGCCGCCGGGAACGGGTCCGCGAGCTGTTGTTGCAGGTGGGGCTGCGGCCCGAGGCGGCCCGGCGCTACCCCCACGCCTTCAGCGGAGGGGAGAGGCAGCGGATCGGCATCGCCCGAACTCTGGCCACCCGGCCCCGGCTGGTGGTGGCGGACGAACCGGTCTCGGCCCTGGACGTCTCCGTCCAGGCCCAGATCCTCAACCTGATGTTGGAACTGCAAAACCGGTACCGCATCGGCACGCTGCTCCTCACTCACAACCTGATGGTGGTCCGTCACGTCAGCGACCGGGTCGCCGTCATGTACCTGGGGAGGATCATGGAGACGGCCCCCACCGGGACTCTCTTCACGAGTCCCGGACACCCGTATACGGCGGCCCTTCTCGATGCGATCCCCCGGCCCGATCCCCGGGTCCGGAACCGGCCCAGAATCAAACTGAGCGGCGAAGTTCCCAGCCCCCGGAACCCACCCTCCGGATGCCCCTTCCATCCCCGCTGCGTCCACGCCCGGGATCGATGCGGCAACGACCTGCCGGAGTTGGAGCAAATCGCCCCCGGGCACCAGGTCCGATGCCACCTCTGGCGGGAGTTGGACTTGAATGGAGCGACGAATCGCTAA